The sequence TTTTTGCCTTTTGTTTCTATTTTCaaagataaaaacaaaaatatttttcaaaatttatcgaAACATCAAATAGTTTCTATTTTTCTGATAAAAACACTTCAAAAAGATTAACttattgataattttttgaaaaattacagCTTAAGTGGTTCAAAATCTACACAAGAACACGGCTATACAAGTGGAATTTCTACATGTAAGACTTACATATATAATCTTTGTTTAGCAGCGCAGACTACTAATTCCTGTTCAGATACATGACAATTCAGAAAGGGAAAAAGAAAGCCAGTAGAAAGGGACAGAGGTCTTCCAATTATTGCCCGAGACATTTCAGTTGTCTTTAAAATTGAACATGAGATCAAGGTCCAGACATGGAAGCCTGTGAAAAAGATGTGGCACGATCCGATTCTATCATAGATTTAATATAGAATTCCCCAGCTTTGTATGAGGACCTCACCATTGGCCCAGATGCAACATATCGGAATCCCTGCAAAACACCAAATGAACCACGTTTTCGTAAGAGACAAAAGCATTCAATGTAAATTCATCAAAGAAGTATACTTTTCATAATCATTGTATTAGATAAGCTTTTGAACAAAATCTATGACAAACATGCATTTAGGGGGACGAAAGTAAGGAAACATAAAAGATATTAATAGATGATAAGTATTATTAAATTCTCAGAAATCCTGAAAGAACAAGTCTAAAAGGATGCTAAACTATAACTCGCATTAGTTTAACAGTGACAgtctaattattaaaaaaataacaagatGAAGAAATGATAGATTTCATAACAGCATCCCATCAATAATTGTCCTCCGACGACAAAATAATTCTTCCCAGCTACGATGGAAATGAAAATAAATGAAATGCTTGCAGTTGTGAAATAATACATGTGGAGGGAATAGGATCTATATGACGAGTTTATTGAAAGTTGAAACCAAGCAATAAGCCAGTTCATCATACACAAGAAAACCTAAAGTGATCCAAAGCAGCGTAAAAGAAGAAACATACCATTTGCATGCCAAGAATTCTATATTTCTCAAAGGCCTCAGGGGTGATGTATTCTGAGACTGGCATGTGACGTTTGGATGGTCGCATATACTGACCAAATGTCATTACATCAACACCAGCTGCCCTCACTTTCTCCATAGTTTTCACAACTTGGTCAGGTGTTTCTCCACACCCCAACATTATTGAAGTTTTAGTAAGGGTACCAGGGAAGGCGTAGTCCTTTGCCATTACCAAAACATCCAAGGATTGCTTAAAATTAGCACGGTGATCGCGTACCACACTCTGAAGTTCCTCGACAGTTTCAATGTTATGTGCAAATACGTCTAATCCAGATTTGGCAACTTTCTCGACGCAATCGGGGTCACCTCGGAAATCAGGAACTGAAATTTGAATACAAGTTGGTCAAGAGATTGCAAATTGAGGCACAAAGTTTCATCTGGACATTGCCAGCATTCGTTGCTTTTATAATGCCAGATTCAATTTGCAATAAAagaaagcaatcaaataaaaatGTGAAATAAACACTTCTGGAAGTTCATTAactatttatttgagttaaatcAATTCCAACATAATCATTAGCATAAAAACTTTAACATGAATGTTTCCAAGAAAAAATTCAGAGTTTAGATGTAAATCCTATTGGATGAGGAATCAGCAACATAATTGAAGTAGAGATGAATCATGAATCTCATCAAATATTTCATCTTGAAAgtatgtaaaaataaaatactctcAGATTTTTTTAAACAATGAAATACTCTCCCTAAATACCGCATATGTCCAGATCAAGGTTTTCAAAGGTAACAATAGTGAAGTGGAGTTTAAACTTTATTCTTGGATGATTTGAATTCAACGTAGATTTACAAGAAGAATGGCAATACATTATGCAAAAGTTGTTTCATTCCCGATTATTATCTACCACTACGACTAGTTCTCTTTTTACTTTTTTCTATCTTCTGAGTCCTGACAACTGGATTTATTATTTCCAGCttcgtaaaaaaaaattttgtagaCATTATGGAAACATTTTAGATCATACCCAAAGCCTCTACAAGCATAGTTGGCTTCATTTTCTTCAATTTCTGCACGGTCTCTGCAAAATGACCACTTCCTTGATCAGGTAAATCATCCCGATCAACACTAGTAATGACCACATAATCCAAACCCCAGGAAACAATAGCCTCAGCCACATTTGTAGGCTCATTTGGGTCAGGTGGAGGGGGAGTGCGTGAAGTCTTTACATTGCAAAATCTGAATTTTgagtgaaattataccaattaAACAGCTGCAATTTTCAAGTATCTACAACATTTTGACAACTCATATGAATGAGCAACTCAACCATCCAGAATATAAAGTAAACAACTTTCTGTTAATTTTCAGAGATTAAAGTCTTAAAATGCCAAAAAGAAATAAAGGTTTTACATCTCTATATCAATTTGACAGAAGCAAAGGCTCACTAGTAGTCACTGACAGCAACTGTTGCTAAAGAGAACAATACTACTACATGAGTTCCACAAAAAATTTGGATTGCACAGAAAATTAAGCTAAGTAAACATATGAAAAAGTAAAATCAACAAGTAAAACACCTTGCCAGCCTAAAAAATCCTACAAAAGGGAAAAGGTTGAATCTTGCTCCCGCGCGTCCATCAATTCAACAAATCATGTTCTTAGATGCAAGTTATCTGGGCACCAATAATAGTTAATCAAAAAGAAATATCAGCATCTGACACATTCATGTACGTTATACAAATTTATCTGCACCACATACAACAGTGGTGCGTACCCAATGAAGATCACATTGATTCACACTACACGAATTTCCCAACGAAGATCACATTGATTCACACTTACACGAATTTCCCAACAAAGATCACATTGATTCACACTTACACGAATTTACACAAAGCTACCATTTGGTGTTACGAGTGAGATGAATGAAAGATGTGTATAATCTTAAATGCACTTGTCAACTGCAAACAATTGTAGAAAAAAAGTGTTATATTTCTAAAATTCCAGTCACATCAAGGCAATGATGCACTCATGGGTTAGGACTAGGAGTAATGCCTAATCCAACCCATATGCAATGACCTCACGGAACATGAGATAAATTAAGTTAACCAAAAAATGGATGAGTAAAACACTTTGGCTCATCCCATTTTATCTATTATATCAAACGTTGCCTAAAGGAATACAACAATTCCCATTGATCTCTGAGATGATTCATCACAAAACAAATCCAAAagtacaaaaatttaaaaaattaaataaaaaaattgaaaagatgaTATACAGCTTATAGTTAAAACATTACCTACAGCCCCGAGTACACGTATCACCAAGAATCATGATCGTGGCAGTAGCGGTTCCCGTTTCGCCACCGGACCAGCATTCCCCCAAATTAGGACACTTCGCCTCCTCGCAAACCGTGTGCAATTTCAATTCCCTGAGCCTTTTCTTGATCTGAGTGTACTTTTCGCCCCCTGGGATCGACTCCTTCATCCATTTGGGCTTCGGCAGTGGCTTCTTCTTCGTGCCAACCTCCACCGAATAATGGTCTTCGAATTGAAGCTTTGTGAAGTGGGCTAGCGTAGGTGACTCCGCAGCCAGTCTGCGGCGCAAACCGTCGAGAGTTGGCGGGTAACTTTGGGAATCGGATAGCGGCGGAGACGGGATTGTGGATAAAAATTGGGTGAATCTTGTGAGACTGAAAAGTGAAGATTTGGATTTCAGAGATCGAGTGGCGAGGGAATTCATTTTTCCTTTATGATTTTCGCCACGATTTTCTTCCTCGCCTCCTCTCCTCTATAACTTGACAAAAGTTTCCTGTTTTTGTAGGTACGTACACACAGGGTCCACCCAACTTTTGAAATTTGGTAATTTCATTTTGTAATGTTCCAAAATCCAGAATTCTAGCTATCAGAATTTAATTCATTATTGGGATAATTCTCAACTTAGTTCCTTGTTTAGGCGTTTTTCTATGTTTTTCCTCATTTTTTCATTGACCTAATTTAATACTTTATTTTTCACCGTCTTTCCACAATTGATCCTTTCGTCCAATCAAAAGTCAAAACTAACGAGATTTACCTGCTTAACCGGTTAAAAGTTTACTTCTCACCTCCTTCAGGCTTCAATTTCATTCTCCACCGACACTCTAAACCTAATCTACTCCTCGTTCTTGTAGTTTTGGTGGCCCTTCAGCTGCGATAGTGTCTCTCCACGGGCGGCCAACTACAGCAGTTACCCCATTCCGACAGCTTAGGGCACAGATTGATTTGGAGTTGTTCTTGGGCTCTTCATTTCTACTGATCGGTGTGTTcaaatttaagatttttttattttattttttcttttcggGAATGAGTTATTTCacaaattattgattattaattagCTTCTTATCCATCCATACCTTTAAAAATCTTGATAGTGCTAAAGCAGattaatttaattcatgttcACATCACATTGCACACACGACTAATAGGATTTTATATACACGTAATTTCATTATTTTACATAAAGTAGTTTTTGTGTTGAAATTATTTATAGCATATATTGAATCTCTTTTGTTTACCGTTGTTATGTTAATTATCGTGTTTAACCAAAGTCTTGATTTTTCTCTTAGTTTCAACTTGTTAATTTTTATAGCTTGTTTGTCCAAAATTTTGAGGAAAGTTCATTTGCAGGACTGAAATTCTATCTAAGCAGCGTTTTTTTTAGTTATTTGCAGgactgaaaattccaaaaaaagtTTATTTGCTGATTACACTCGATTTCGTCTTGATGAGATTTAACGGCTCAACGTAGTAAATCTCGCTTGTATGAAACTCCAAATTATGGTAATacacacatatatgtatatgattTTCATACTATCACTTTGTTACTATTTACATTATTTATTGATTTCTAATTTTTGCATGTTGTTTTAGGAATTTGTGGACGACCTGGTTGTCTTACGATTAAACTACATTATAACAGAGTTATGAAATCTGGTCTTCAGTTCAAAGAATACATCGGTGGACAGTTTGAGTACTTTGCCTATGTTGATAGGGATAAATTGAGGATGATCGAACTGTGGGGTTATGCAGAGGATGTAGGATGTCCAGACAAACAGTGTATCAAATTTTGGCATAAATTTGGAGAAAATCTGAGAGACGGAAGATATTTAGAGAATGATATAGATGTTATGGACATTATCCCTCGTATTCCAAAAAATTACGAGGTCTAAATATACATTGAACGTAATGATGGTACGAGCAGTCAGACGAGATTGGGTAGCATACTGATTAGGATGGAGACGAGAATTGGGGAACCCGAGATACATAATACTGACGGTGAAAATGAAGATGTTGATGCATTTAATGAAAGTGATTATGAACTTGATGAATTGTTTTATACTTTAATAGATCGTGATGCTTGTTTCAGTGGGTATAATGATGACGGGAACATATCTGAGAATTTGCTCCATAGGATGCAACAAAATGAGGGGGATGATGATTGCGTAAATGATGATGGATCGGGGATTCCATTGAATTCtgatgaggatgatgatgatatgcGAAATTTTCATATGTTTGATCCAGAGACTGAATCTGAAAACCCAGAATTAAAGCTTGAGCTGATTTTTAAGTCAAAGAAAGAAGCAAAATTTGCAATTGAAACTCATTGCATCAGAAGAGGAATGTCGGTCAGGTTTGTAAAGAACGATGGTAAACGGCTTAGGGCGTAATGCAGAAACAATAACTGTGGAAGGGTAATTCATGTATCGATGATGGCCAATGATAGTTGTTGGCAAGTGAAAACTTTCAAAGGGGAGCACACCAATTGTTTTTGGCTTCTGAAAAACAAAAGCATGAACTCAACTTGGTTAGAAAAAACATTTGccaaaaatttcacataaaatcctaagttaggAAGCTTTGAGTTCAAGAATCAGGTTCGTGAATCATTGAATTCAGTTGTTACAATGAAAGTGGCTTATTTAGCAAAGAGAAAAACATTGCGTTTGGCAGAGGGCAATGTTAAAGAGCAATTTAGTAAAATTAGAAACTATTGTGTCGAGTTGAAAAGGACAGATGGAGATGCCACTGTGATTTTGAAGTTGATTGGTGATGAAGGTAGACCGAGGTTTCAAAGGATGTATGTTTGCTTTTCTACATGTAAGTTTGGTTACCAAGATGCTTgtagacccgtgattggcattGATGGTTGTTTTCTTAAATCAAGGACTGGGGGACAATTGTTGTCTGCTGTTGGGTtagatgaaaataataacatacTTCCAGTATGTTATGCATTGGTTGAGGGAGAGACGAAAGATACTTGGATGTGGTTTTTAAAGTTGTTAGCCACCGACATAAAGTTAGAGAATGATTATGCATGAAAATTTATGTCAGACAAACAAAAAGGATTGATTCTTGCTTTGGAGAGTTTATTTCCGAATGCTGAGCATAGATTTTGTGTAAGACACTTGCATACCAACATGAAGAATGATGGATTCAAAAGTGTGGCTGTAAAAAATGCTTTGTGGGCGCTGCGAAGTCGACTAGAGTCGATGAGTTTCATAGACGGATGCAAGAGTTGAAGGAGATTGATCGTAATGCTTACGAGTGGTTAGTAAAGAAGCCTGAAAATCATTGGAGTAAGGCATATTTCAGCACTATCCCAAAATGTGATATATTGTTAAATAATATGTGTGAATGCTTCAATAGCTTTATTTTGGATGCAAGCGAAAAGTCAATAATTGAAATGTTTGAAGCAATCAGAAATATGCTGATGTTGCGGTTTCAATTAAATCGCGAGAAGGTAGAAAAGTGGAATACAAGAATCTGTCCAAAGATAAAAGTCATCTTAcgaaaaaattatttggaggctgCCAAAAAAATCCCATGAAATCGGATGATATGAACTTCCAAGTTAAGGCCTCAAACAGTCAGGAACAATACACAGTGGATCTTTCAACAAAATCTTGTAGTTGTAGACAATGGGATTTGACAGGTATTCCATGCAATCATGCCATATGCGCTCTTTGGTTCAAGCATGAAGACGCGAATACTTATGTCAGTCACTATTACACAACTGAATATTACAAGAAGTGTTATTCAAGGTCAATAATACCAATGAATGGACCTGATTTGTGGCCCGATTGTGATTTTCCACCACCACTGCCTCCTATTTACAAGAAAAACAAAGCTGGAAGACCGGCCAAATTGCGAAGAAGGGAACCTGATGAACCCCCGGCCTCGAGTCGCACCAAATTGAAAGGTTCACAAAGACAAAACAAGTGCAAGAGTTGTGGTCGATTAGGTCATAATCAAAGGACTTGTACGAATGAGGCAAATTCACAACATGAGGACAATTCACAACAAAGAAATGCCCAACCAACGGAGATAGATTCGATAATCAACACAAGGGAGTAATTACAGGTTATTTCACTGAATTCCTTTACCCATGTGATTGTGATGGTTGATCgttcttattattttttcttgGATGTTCTTTACTGATGATTTTCTACCTGTTAAATTTTAATGaagttatattattttttcttgGATATTCTTTACTGTTTTTGGAATCAATCTAGAGCATGTTGATGCTGGATACTGTGAATTGGTTCCTATAATTATCTGTTTTGATACCATGATATCAACTATTATGTATTTGCACATTTCCTTGgtttctttttctttattttttacataaatttcatgaaaattgTATATAGGTAAGAAATCCAAGTGCTACTGGGATACATATTGAAGGAAGCTCGAACAAGATATGTGATGTGAATGTAAGTTGAATCGGTCTACTATCGGTCAAAAACCAGATCTTGattgtcattttatttttgagATATTATATCTATGAATTAAATTGTTTTAGGTGAATCAATCTACCATAATTCAAAAACCAGTGTTTGTCAAAGGTGGTAGAAATTACACCATGATTTCTCGGCTAAGAGCTGTCTCAGATGATCAAAGAAGACAATTTCAATCAACATCTCAACCAGTTGCCTCGGTATCAAAGCTTAACTCTGGACCAACCTTCTCAAAGGAGAAGAAAAAAACTTTGTCGCAGGCTtcggtgtgagacctcggttctaaacaactaatctcggcttaaacaacaattaagaatacaagatccaagaccaaagtgagaaagaaaaaaaaaaatttaaaggggGGTGCtctcgggcgggcaaaaactgccgctcgagcgcgccctaaactCCAGTGCTGTTGGATTACTcgaactggggtgcgctcgggctgctaaaaactgcagctcgggcgccccccctgcagcagaaacaAAAAAGAGCAGAAAAGCTTGACATCTCAAACTAAAggttattccatacatcaaactcaaatttatgcataaaaaacataacttctccagttattacatgaaatgctagcgttgatcaactacgaaccagtctataacatgcaacataagactcgcataatcgatacaacataaacaacgaagttcgagatctaaacatgttccaaaacaactaggtagacatgctgacacgacttctaaaccgagtctcactactagctctccctcttgttgctaaccaggtcttcgctgacttggtcctgccccacctgttgccaagtatacatacaaaataaagcagcagccggataaaccggtgagaatgataatcccagtaaaaacaacatattaagtaatacaacaataaacatgctttcaagacaacaacgaaatcaataacgatgtaatgaaatgtatgtctttaaaccgggatatcaaatatgataacgagggattgctgctgtgcttttaggatcccgagggtgagattacgtaacgactcaccgactcacccaatcgaggtggtgccacgta comes from Henckelia pumila isolate YLH828 chromosome 4, ASM3356847v2, whole genome shotgun sequence and encodes:
- the LOC140864745 gene encoding lipoyl synthase 2, mitochondrial yields the protein MNSLATRSLKSKSSLFSLTRFTQFLSTIPSPPLSDSQSYPPTLDGLRRRLAAESPTLAHFTKLQFEDHYSVEVGTKKKPLPKPKWMKESIPGGEKYTQIKKRLRELKLHTVCEEAKCPNLGECWSGGETGTATATIMILGDTCTRGCRFCNVKTSRTPPPPDPNEPTNVAEAIVSWGLDYVVITSVDRDDLPDQGSGHFAETVQKLKKMKPTMLVEALVPDFRGDPDCVEKVAKSGLDVFAHNIETVEELQSVVRDHRANFKQSLDVLVMAKDYAFPGTLTKTSIMLGCGETPDQVVKTMEKVRAAGVDVMTFGQYMRPSKRHMPVSEYITPEAFEKYRILGMQMGFRYVASGPMVRSSYKAGEFYIKSMIESDRATSFSQASMSGP